One Parafrankia discariae DNA segment encodes these proteins:
- a CDS encoding sensor histidine kinase → MSRLSLRARLTVLYGALSILAAAVILTLLYLVVQARLDAELTGDAESRIAALQQRAGQAGETTITTPNGSRISLDDLTEQIRGNEEKIRNAALDTLLVRGSGIVLAIGLATSGTGWIIAGRGLRPLHAITATAEQIARSTGPHRDLSRRIALTRHSDDIRRLADAFDAMLETLDHAFDGQRRFVASASHELRTPLALERAVIELEATKPAAHPDTVHFADRLLAINTRNTDLVDRLLTLADGGNELTEPVLVDLADVAADVLAQTRTDTPTSARITADLATAPVLGDPILLHQLVRNLVENAANHNVPGGWIRIGTGTGPTYLAITNSGPLLRPQDVNGLFEPFRRGRPDRTRGTGRRGFGLGLTIVKAISDSHHAQITALPRQDGGLDLRITFPAAPSPR, encoded by the coding sequence ATGAGCCGCCTGAGCCTGCGCGCCCGTCTCACCGTCCTCTACGGCGCACTGTCCATCCTCGCCGCAGCGGTAATCCTCACGCTGCTCTACCTGGTCGTCCAAGCCCGCCTCGACGCCGAGCTCACCGGAGACGCCGAGTCCCGCATCGCCGCTCTGCAACAGCGGGCCGGCCAGGCAGGCGAAACGACGATCACCACACCCAACGGGAGCCGGATCAGCCTCGACGACCTCACCGAACAGATCAGAGGCAACGAGGAAAAGATCCGGAACGCCGCCCTCGACACACTCCTCGTTCGAGGCAGCGGCATCGTCCTCGCCATCGGCCTCGCCACCTCGGGCACCGGCTGGATCATCGCCGGCCGCGGCCTGCGACCACTCCATGCCATCACCGCCACCGCCGAGCAGATCGCGCGGTCCACCGGCCCGCACCGCGACCTCAGCCGGCGGATCGCGCTGACCAGACACAGCGACGACATCAGACGGCTGGCCGATGCCTTCGACGCCATGCTCGAAACCCTCGACCACGCCTTCGATGGCCAACGCCGCTTCGTCGCGAGCGCCTCCCACGAACTACGCACCCCACTCGCGCTGGAACGAGCCGTAATCGAGCTCGAAGCGACCAAACCAGCCGCTCACCCCGACACCGTCCACTTCGCCGACCGCCTGCTGGCCATCAACACCAGGAACACCGACCTCGTCGACCGGCTCCTGACCCTCGCCGACGGAGGTAACGAACTCACCGAACCGGTCCTCGTCGATCTCGCCGACGTCGCGGCCGACGTTCTCGCCCAGACCAGAACGGACACCCCGACCAGCGCCCGGATCACCGCCGACCTGGCTACCGCTCCGGTGCTCGGCGATCCCATCCTGCTCCACCAACTCGTCCGCAACCTGGTCGAGAACGCGGCCAACCACAACGTGCCGGGCGGCTGGATCAGAATCGGCACCGGCACCGGCCCGACGTACCTGGCCATCACGAACAGCGGTCCGCTACTGCGCCCTCAGGACGTGAACGGACTCTTCGAACCCTTCCGGCGCGGCCGACCCGACCGAACACGTGGCACAGGCCGCCGCGGGTTCGGCCTCGGCCTCACGATCGTCAAGGCCATCTCCGACAGCCATCACGCGCAGATCACCGCTCTCCCCAGGCAGGACGGCGGACTGGACCTGCGCATCACATTCCCGGCAGCGCCCTCACCCCGGTGA